GACTAGGGGATCTCACTTCCGAGAAATAACTATTACTCTGACTGCGAATACCCTGAGGTGTAACCCATGTAAACAGATCAAAACTACTGTACTGCGCCAAAGTATAATTCAATCCGTCGAGATATTCTTGACGGCTAAATCCTGGGATTTCCGATGTCTCTGGTAAGTCCGCCGCCAAAAGCTCGGAAATTTTACCTAGCTCTTTAAAATCGCCATAACCTGCAATCAGCGATCGATTCCACAGAGGATTGTTTAGCGATCGCAAAAAAAGTTGATTATCAGCTAGAGATGCCAACCTTTGCTCAGGAATCTCGGCAGATGTATCAATCATCTTCTGGATCATTTGCCGATCAGTCGTAATTACCGCAATTCCACTTGGCAGCTTGGCGATCGCAAATCGCTTGATGCTGAAGTTGGGAAAGCTAGGTACAATTGGCTCACTTTCATCAGATTCCTCTTCTTGATCATTGGTATTTGGAGGTATGTCTTGTTTTAGTCTTAGCAAAGATTGCAGTGAATTCCGCGAGTTCAATGTATGGGAAATAACTGGTTTCTTGTCCCCAACGGAATCCTCTTCTAATTGCCATTCTAGGATTTTGACATTTTGATATAGAGTTTCAGTGGGTTTCGGCAAATCAAGACTTTTTAACTTTTTAAGAAAAATCTCAAACTTCTTGTCATCAGCGACGGTCGATAAAGCTGTAAAAGTAAACTCGAATTTGTTGTCCGTATTACTAAAGAAAGCGATCGCAACTTCTTTTCCCAACCAAGGTTGAATATCTTTAGCAATAGAAATTGGAAGAGATTGACCCAAAAATGTCAATAATTTGTCAAATGCCGAAACTGGACTTATAGATTGCGGCATTCCTGAGATCTGCCAAGAGTTTGCATCTAGATCCACCAGCACTATGCCGATTGCATCTGCGGGAATCTGCTTCGCAAAATTAAGAGAGCGTTGTCTAAATTGGTTAGAGCTAGAACTCTGGTTTTCAGCAGGTATAGAGCTTTTTGAGATTTGACTAGATATCGGATTTGTGATCGGATTTGCGATCGCGGGTAATGCTGATGTACTAGCACTAATCGCTAAAATTGTGGCAAACAAACTCCTCACTTAATAAAACCTCTTTAAAGTAAATGACAAATATTTTGTAATTAGAAGTAGCGGCGCTTCGCGCCGCCACTTCTTAAGAAAGACAAGGGGCTGAAGCCCCTTGCTATGGAATTTAATTAATATTACAGCTAGCAATCTTCGCTAAAAGTGCTGCATACTGAGCTTGAAACTCTTTCGCTTTAGAGTCTTTGGACTGATGCCATGACGCTAACCAAAGCGGTGTAGGGAAATGCCCGTCAGGAGAAATCTGCTGAGGAGAAGCATTGGAAACAATCCAAGTTCCATTTTGTCGCCACCCCACTCGATCGCTAAAGGTTTGCCAACCTTTCATTGCCTTATCTTCTTCGATCACCGCCCCAAAGATCTTACTTACTTCATCGGCTGAAGTATTCTCAGAAGCAATTTTAGGTGCTTTTAAAGGAGCCGTCAGAGATACCGTCAGAGCTTCAGTTCTGCCTCCTAAACTAGCAGAGAGCAACTGTAATAACTGTGGTGATGCCTTAACTAGATGAGCTTTCTGAGCTAAAACTTGCTCCTGAGACTGTTTGATTTCCTTAATCAGAATTGGTGCGAGGGTACGAAATTGATTGTTAGGATTTGATACCGCAGCTCTTACTGATTCCATCAACTCAGTCCAAGGTGCTAGATCAAAGCGATCGCCTATTTGCTGTAATTGAGTACAAATTGTTTCCAAATTTTGGCGGCTGCGAGGACTATCAGGTTGCTTAAATAACTCCAGCATATTTCGCAACTTGAGCGGGACTTCCGACTGAAATGCCGACAACATTCCCTTAGTATCAATCTTTTTCTGTGTATCAAATGTATTTGCTTTGGCTGTTTTTCCTGAGATTAAATTTTGAAGATGGTTTTTGAGGTTTGCAAAGATTTGATCAGAACCAGCCATGACGTTATCAACTGCGTCCTTGGTTAGCCCATAAGGACTTTGCAAATGCTCGACAAGTTCTTGCAGCTTGTCAAATGCTTGTAAAAAGAGGGTCTGTAAATCTTGATCAACTTGAAAATTAGTATTTTCACGCATAACTTTGAAATAGTCTTCAAAGTTATGGGCAACATGTTGAATGCTACTAAATCCCAACATAGCTGCCCCGCCCTTAATTGAGTGAGCAGCTCGGAATATCTCATTGACTGCTTCAGAGTTGCCCATCAGCGTTTGCAAATTAAGCAGTCCTGATTCAATTGTCTGGAGATGTTCCTTTGCCTCCTCAATAAAATAGCCTGTAATCTGTTTTTGCTTATCCTGATCCATGACACTTACCCCTGATGATTTGCCTTGTGAGCTGATTGTGAAACTTCTATGTGAGACTGATAGATGTCGGGGAAACCAACTTATTGCGCTAAGCACTCCGACCTAAAACTATTTATCCCAAAATTGATGACATATAGATCTGATTCTGAGCGCTGAAGCCATAGCGACCATTACTATACTTGCGCCAGAGGTTATCTATGATCTGTAAGTCATCACAGGAAATTTTCTTGATCTCCTCTGCGGTTAACACAGAACCAATATTTTTACGCGCCGCCTGACACATAACGTTCCATGTTTCTTGATTCGCTTCTTGCCATTTACTATTAGATAGCAAAGCTTTTAACTTGGTGTAGTCAACGCCTGTATTCGAGTTGATTAGTTGGGATTGAGATTGAGTATGTGTATCATCATTGGCGATCGCCATTACTTTATTGGATCGCCGAAACCGTAAAGTCATTGCCCCACCGCTTTGACCATCACCTAATAAAATTGCTTCACCTGCATCCGTGAGCTTGATCGAAATTTCGACCTCATCGAGTGCTAACCCATTAGCTTGACTCGGAGCACTGTCCGTAGCGAGCTGCTGAACTAAACTAGCAAGTTTCTGAATGCTGTCTTTAATTTTAGTGGTGCTGACCGATTTAATCGATTCACCATTAGCGCGATCGCCATTTCCCAAAAATTCAATTAGTATTTCTTCGCTATCCATGACATCCTTGTTTGGGCTAATTGACCAGATATTTAAGGCAACCTCTGCGTAAATTTCAAGAAGAAATTGCCTCAGAATTGTGAATATCTGACTCTCTGTTTAAGTTGTTGGTTAAAGTGCTATCTAAAGTATTACTTATAGAATTATTTAAATTACTTAAATTATTGTCTTTATTGTTGGTCTTGTCATTAGCACCATTGCTAGAAATATTACTCGAACCATTACTAGAAATGTTAGTTATAGACGTATAAGTATTATTAGCAATAGGTACAGTCGATTTAGTCGCTGTAATTCTAGCAGCAATCGCCCGTTTTGTTAGTGCTGTATTATAAGCTGTTGTAATTGCTAGGCGATCAACCATCCCAATTACACGTTTGGGTTGATGGCGATCAACCACAGGCATCTGCCTCAAATCCCTAGTTGCCATGCGTTTCAGGGCTTCAGCAAGAGATTCGTCGGCAAATGTGCAAAGCACCTCACTAGTGCAAATATTCTGTACAGTCAATTCTTCAAACGGACGATCGCCTGTTGGGGTAGAAAGAATTCGCTTAATATCTTGAGTGGTGAGAATACCTTGCAAGTGGTTAATATCATCAAATACAAGGGCGCTGTGATGATATCCACTTGTAATAAATTGCGCGGCTTGTAGCAATGGCATTGAATATTTGACCGAGGCAGGATTGAGGGTCATGACTTCTGCGATTTTGATTTTTTCAAGGACTTCGATATCGGCGGGTAGACCAGACCATTGCATGATCATCCGATCTGCTGATTTTGATGTATCGATTTGATCAAGTACCCATGCGCAGAGACCAACGGCTGCCATCAGTGGTAAAACGATGCGATAGTCACGGGTCATTTCAAATAATAGCAACACCGATGTCAAGGGGGCGCGAACTGTTCCTGCTAAAACTGCCGCCATTCCGACAAGGGCGTAGGCTGGAGAAGCCGCGATCGGGATCGAGGCAGGCAAAAAATAAGCGATCGCCTGCCCATACAGGCTACCCAGCACAGCTCCTAAGAAAATCGATGGTGCAAATATCCCTCCAACAAAGCCACTAGCAGAACTAATCGCCGTCAGCAAAAGTTTAACTACCAACAAAATACTTAACAAAGGAATCGTGAAAGGAGTATCTTGCAGAATTGATTCCACCGTTTCATAACCAATCCCAATTACTTCAGGAAAAGTTAAGGCAATAATGCCAACACATAGTCCGCCAATCAGCAGCTTGAAGGGCATGGATAGGTTTTTCATGAATGGTGCGATCGCCCATTCTCCAGCAAAAAATTTCTTAGCTTGTTTAATCGATCGAGTAAACAAAAGTGCCACGACACTGGCTAGTACACCCAAACCGAGATATAGCGGTAACTCCCAATAGCTGCGCACCTCATAGACAGGCAAACTAAATGCTGGCCGCTCACCGAGGCTAATCTGAGAAACCAGCGCCGAAATTACTGAAGCAATAACGACAACACTGACATCCGAGTTGGGGCTAGATTTATTGGTGCGATAGGAATCACGTAGCAGTACCTCTAAAGCAAAAAATACACCTGCGATCGGTGCATTAAACCCTGCGGCTAGCCCTGCGGCTCCACCTGCTCCGATAAGCAACCGAATTCGTTCGCTAGAAAATTGCAGCATTTGACCGAGCAACGATCCAATATTGCTACCTAACTCAACACTTGGGCCCTCGGGACCAAGCGAAGCTCCCGCGCCCAGTGAAAGGGCCGCCGCCACAGTTTTTAGAGGAACCTGCGAATAGGATAATCCTAGTTCTCGATTAGAAGCTTTGGCTTCAGCTTGATCTAATTGATCTAATTTGAATCGTAAAAGGCTAACTACTAACGCTCCCATCATTGGGATAAAGATGATCGCCCAGTGCCACTGATTGCTAAGAACTATGGCTATTTTATGCCAATAGAATTCTTGGGTAAATAAAATGAGCTTACGAAATAGGGTTACCCCAGTACCACTGATTACGCCCACCGCGATCGCAGAAACAAGCATAACCGTCTCCGCAGAAGGCTGAAGACGGTTTAGAATGGTCACCAATAGGCGGGAAAGCGACATGGTGGAGAACTCTTGGAGAGGAGTGGTTAGGAGCTAAATCAATTCGGTGCATAACAGCATGGATTGAAACAATGCTTCAACCCATGCTGTTATGTTGGAGATTATTCAAGGTTTTCTACATCGATCTCTTCAGGAAATTCTTCTGAATTACTTTCTAATTCTAAATTAGATTCAGAAGTATTAGACAAGTCACGATCCCCCTCAGTGTTAACTACGGCAACTAAGTCGATTTGCTGGCGATAGTAATCTACCCCCTTGACCTGTACTTCCACACGATCGCCCAAACAATATTGACGACCACTGCGACGACCAACTAGCAGAGTCGAAGCCCTTGCCCTGCCCTTGCCGTTAATCAATGGGAACTCATACCAATCATCTTTAAGAGAACTGACATGGACTAAACCTTCAACTAATAGAGATTCAATTTCCACAAAGAATCCATAGGACTGGACACTAGTGATAATGCCATAGAAGTTTCCACCTGTATGCGATCGCATAAACTCAGCTTTCCGCAATCCATCAAGATCGGAAATTGACCGATGATATAAAGCATCAGCTTGGTTTAGCTTCGGTACAACAACTTCTAAATCTTCAATCAATTGACGTTCTGTCTCAGGCGGCAAAACACTCCAATTCACCTGTCCATGGGCGCTAGAACTGCGCAGATTTACGCCATCCTTAATTCTGATACTACGGCGATCGCGACCTTCTTCAAACACAGTATGCAAAATGCGCTGGATCAGCAAATCAGCATAATGGTTTTGGGGAAATACACCATGTACATAGGGTAGATCGATTAAGCCCAATCCAAAGTGCAGTGAAGGTGCAAGCACATATTCGCTAGTCTTAAACATAGACATCAACAGATATTTGAGAATATCGCGAGTCGCGTCTTGTTCAAGCTGACTCACCTGTCCCAAAATCCGATGCAAATCA
This window of the Pseudanabaena sp. BC1403 genome carries:
- a CDS encoding DUF3352 domain-containing protein, producing MRSLFATILAISASTSALPAIANPITNPISSQISKSSIPAENQSSSSNQFRQRSLNFAKQIPADAIGIVLVDLDANSWQISGMPQSISPVSAFDKLLTFLGQSLPISIAKDIQPWLGKEVAIAFFSNTDNKFEFTFTALSTVADDKKFEIFLKKLKSLDLPKPTETLYQNVKILEWQLEEDSVGDKKPVISHTLNSRNSLQSLLRLKQDIPPNTNDQEEESDESEPIVPSFPNFSIKRFAIAKLPSGIAVITTDRQMIQKMIDTSAEIPEQRLASLADNQLFLRSLNNPLWNRSLIAGYGDFKELGKISELLAADLPETSEIPGFSRQEYLDGLNYTLAQYSSFDLFTWVTPQGIRSQSNSYFSEVRSPSPKDTATRDRLLSYLPSNVYGAITSRNLNRQWQWFVEESKQQSTYKILVEGVRMLAPLIVGSGLDLDIEKDIISWIDGEYAVVVFPSDHSPFQETGVDLTIGALIRTSKPDVANATLGKLTQQISKLSRDFIQVKKRQIGTTVLTSFEFPDTRVSGKTQSIFAYGWRDRQTLMLTLGANTASAFVPIPKPALAESEMFRDAITDMPQPNFGYFYLNVNAIAKQVAKFYISFSETFASLDEPNQVSKPEIPEVIQKTIDRLGGAVFVYSETSDRFQSDFFLGLKP
- a CDS encoding Hpt domain-containing protein; translation: MDQDKQKQITGYFIEEAKEHLQTIESGLLNLQTLMGNSEAVNEIFRAAHSIKGGAAMLGFSSIQHVAHNFEDYFKVMRENTNFQVDQDLQTLFLQAFDKLQELVEHLQSPYGLTKDAVDNVMAGSDQIFANLKNHLQNLISGKTAKANTFDTQKKIDTKGMLSAFQSEVPLKLRNMLELFKQPDSPRSRQNLETICTQLQQIGDRFDLAPWTELMESVRAAVSNPNNQFRTLAPILIKEIKQSQEQVLAQKAHLVKASPQLLQLLSASLGGRTEALTVSLTAPLKAPKIASENTSADEVSKIFGAVIEEDKAMKGWQTFSDRVGWRQNGTWIVSNASPQQISPDGHFPTPLWLASWHQSKDSKAKEFQAQYAALLAKIASCNIN
- a CDS encoding GUN4 domain-containing protein, which translates into the protein MDSEEILIEFLGNGDRANGESIKSVSTTKIKDSIQKLASLVQQLATDSAPSQANGLALDEVEISIKLTDAGEAILLGDGQSGGAMTLRFRRSNKVMAIANDDTHTQSQSQLINSNTGVDYTKLKALLSNSKWQEANQETWNVMCQAARKNIGSVLTAEEIKKISCDDLQIIDNLWRKYSNGRYGFSAQNQIYMSSILG
- a CDS encoding chloride channel protein; the encoded protein is MSLSRLLVTILNRLQPSAETVMLVSAIAVGVISGTGVTLFRKLILFTQEFYWHKIAIVLSNQWHWAIIFIPMMGALVVSLLRFKLDQLDQAEAKASNRELGLSYSQVPLKTVAAALSLGAGASLGPEGPSVELGSNIGSLLGQMLQFSSERIRLLIGAGGAAGLAAGFNAPIAGVFFALEVLLRDSYRTNKSSPNSDVSVVVIASVISALVSQISLGERPAFSLPVYEVRSYWELPLYLGLGVLASVVALLFTRSIKQAKKFFAGEWAIAPFMKNLSMPFKLLIGGLCVGIIALTFPEVIGIGYETVESILQDTPFTIPLLSILLVVKLLLTAISSASGFVGGIFAPSIFLGAVLGSLYGQAIAYFLPASIPIAASPAYALVGMAAVLAGTVRAPLTSVLLLFEMTRDYRIVLPLMAAVGLCAWVLDQIDTSKSADRMIMQWSGLPADIEVLEKIKIAEVMTLNPASVKYSMPLLQAAQFITSGYHHSALVFDDINHLQGILTTQDIKRILSTPTGDRPFEELTVQNICTSEVLCTFADESLAEALKRMATRDLRQMPVVDRHQPKRVIGMVDRLAITTAYNTALTKRAIAARITATKSTVPIANNTYTSITNISSNGSSNISSNGANDKTNNKDNNLSNLNNSISNTLDSTLTNNLNRESDIHNSEAISS